A genomic window from Streptomyces sp. MST-110588 includes:
- a CDS encoding NADH-quinone oxidoreductase subunit G: MTVTTNAPSGGGEAAVPPEDLVTLTIDGIEISVPKGTLVIRAAELLGIEIPRFCDHPLLDPAGACRQCIVEVEGQRKPMASCTITCTDGMVVKSQLTSPVAEKAQRGVMELLLINHPLDCPVCDKGGECPLQNQAMQVGDPDTRFEGSKRTYAKPVPISPQVLLDRERCVLCARCTRFSQQIAGDPMIELVERGALQQVGTGEGDPFESYFSGNTIQICPVGALTSAAYRFRSRPFDLVSSPSVCEHCAGGCATRTDHRRGKVMRRLAAEDPEVNEEWICDKGRFGFRYAQQRDRLETPLVRGADGELAAASWPEALAAAARGLAAAGGRTGVLTGGRLTVEDAYAYAKFARVTLGTNDIDFRARTHSAEEADFLAARVAGRGVDLDGQGPSGGAVTYTSLEQAPAVLLAGIEAEEEAPGVFLRLRKAHRKHGQRTFGLAPYATRGLIKAGGALLPAAPGTETEWLQALADGTGLQGEGRAASEALRREGAVVVVGERLAAVPGALTAAVRVAGATGARLVWIPRRAGERGAVEAGALPGLLPGGRPATDPRAREEVAALWGVPGLPHRHGRDTGQIVQAAAGGELSALLVAGVEVADLPDPARALEALDAVGFLVSLEQRPSQVTERADVVFPVAAVVEKAGTFLNWEGRARMFEAALKPDQMTGRHLLPDARVLHMLADALAGAEGGQEHQRLALPDVRAVRRELDRLGAWSGPYADDPAVPAAAPDGRPRPRPGAGEAVLAGHRLLLDQGRLQEGDQALAGTRHAAVARISAVTATQTGVKDGDLLAVTGPAGSVRLPLKVTAMPDHVVWLPLNSAGHGVAADTGARPGDLVKLSPVPGGPAAPAPAKEVDA, from the coding sequence ATGACCGTCACCACCAATGCCCCCTCCGGGGGCGGGGAGGCGGCCGTACCGCCGGAAGACCTCGTCACGCTGACCATCGACGGCATCGAGATCAGCGTTCCCAAAGGCACCTTGGTCATCCGCGCCGCCGAACTGCTCGGCATCGAGATCCCGCGCTTTTGCGACCACCCGCTGCTGGACCCGGCGGGCGCCTGCAGGCAGTGCATCGTCGAGGTCGAGGGCCAGCGCAAACCGATGGCGTCGTGCACCATCACCTGCACCGACGGCATGGTCGTCAAATCCCAGCTCACCTCGCCGGTCGCCGAGAAGGCCCAGCGCGGCGTGATGGAGCTGCTGCTGATCAACCACCCACTGGACTGCCCGGTCTGCGACAAGGGCGGCGAGTGCCCGCTGCAGAACCAGGCGATGCAGGTCGGCGACCCCGACACCCGCTTCGAGGGCAGCAAGCGTACGTACGCCAAGCCGGTGCCCATCTCCCCGCAGGTGCTGCTGGACCGCGAGCGGTGCGTCCTGTGCGCACGCTGCACCCGCTTCTCCCAGCAGATCGCCGGCGACCCGATGATCGAACTGGTCGAGCGCGGCGCGCTCCAGCAGGTCGGCACCGGCGAGGGCGACCCGTTCGAGTCCTACTTCTCCGGCAACACCATTCAGATCTGCCCGGTCGGCGCCCTCACCTCCGCCGCCTACCGCTTCCGCTCCCGCCCCTTCGACCTGGTCTCCTCGCCCTCGGTGTGCGAGCACTGCGCGGGCGGCTGCGCGACGCGTACGGACCACCGGCGCGGCAAGGTCATGCGCCGGCTGGCCGCCGAGGACCCCGAGGTCAACGAGGAGTGGATCTGCGACAAGGGGCGCTTCGGCTTCCGCTACGCCCAGCAGCGGGACCGGCTGGAGACGCCGCTGGTGCGCGGCGCGGACGGCGAGCTGGCGGCGGCGAGCTGGCCGGAGGCGCTGGCGGCGGCGGCCCGGGGACTGGCCGCGGCCGGCGGGCGCACGGGCGTCCTGACCGGCGGCCGGCTCACCGTCGAGGACGCCTACGCCTACGCCAAGTTCGCCCGCGTCACCCTGGGCACCAACGACATCGACTTCCGGGCGCGCACACACAGCGCGGAGGAGGCCGACTTCCTGGCGGCCCGGGTCGCCGGGCGCGGGGTGGACCTGGACGGCCAGGGCCCCTCCGGTGGCGCGGTCACCTACACCTCCCTGGAGCAGGCACCGGCCGTACTGCTCGCCGGGATCGAGGCCGAGGAGGAGGCGCCCGGCGTCTTCCTGCGGCTGCGCAAGGCCCACCGCAAGCACGGGCAGCGCACCTTCGGCCTGGCCCCGTACGCCACCCGGGGACTGATCAAGGCCGGTGGCGCCCTGCTGCCGGCCGCGCCCGGTACGGAGACGGAGTGGCTCCAGGCGCTCGCCGACGGCACGGGACTTCAGGGCGAGGGGCGGGCGGCGTCCGAGGCGCTGCGCCGCGAGGGCGCGGTGGTCGTCGTGGGCGAGCGGCTGGCGGCCGTGCCGGGCGCCCTGACCGCGGCCGTACGTGTCGCCGGGGCCACCGGCGCCCGCCTGGTGTGGATCCCGCGGCGGGCGGGCGAGCGGGGCGCCGTCGAGGCCGGGGCCCTGCCCGGACTGCTGCCCGGTGGCCGCCCGGCCACCGACCCGCGGGCCCGCGAGGAGGTCGCCGCCCTGTGGGGCGTCCCCGGACTGCCGCACCGGCACGGCCGGGACACCGGCCAGATCGTGCAGGCCGCGGCCGGCGGCGAGCTGAGCGCGCTGCTGGTGGCGGGCGTGGAGGTCGCGGACCTGCCGGACCCGGCGCGCGCCCTGGAGGCGCTGGACGCGGTGGGCTTCCTGGTGAGCCTGGAACAGCGGCCGTCCCAGGTGACGGAGCGGGCGGACGTGGTCTTCCCGGTAGCCGCGGTCGTCGAGAAGGCCGGCACCTTCCTCAACTGGGAAGGCCGTGCACGGATGTTCGAGGCCGCACTCAAGCCGGACCAGATGACCGGCCGGCACCTGCTGCCCGACGCCCGGGTGCTGCACATGCTCGCCGACGCGCTGGCCGGCGCCGAAGGCGGCCAGGAGCACCAGCGCCTGGCACTGCCGGACGTACGGGCCGTACGGCGTGAACTGGACCGGCTCGGCGCCTGGAGCGGGCCCTACGCCGATGACCCGGCGGTTCCGGCGGCGGCACCGGACGGCCGGCCCCGGCCCAGGCCCGGCGCCGGCGAGGCCGTACTGGCGGGCCACCGGCTCCTGTTGGACCAGGGGAGGCTCCAGGAGGGCGACCAGGCGCTGGCCGGCACGCGGCACGCGGCCGTGGCCCGGATCTCGGCCGTCACCGCCACACAGACCGGCGTCAAGGACGGTGACCTGCTCGCCGTCACCGGACCCGCCGGATCGGTACGCCTCCCCCTGAAGGTCACCGCGATGCCCGACCACGTGGTGTGGCTGCCGCTGAACTCCGCCGGGCACGGCGTCGCCGCCGACACCGGCGCCCGCCCCGGCGACCTCGTCAAGCTATCGCCCGTCCCCGGCGGCCCCGCGGCGCCGGCCCCGGCCAAGGAGGTGGACGCATGA
- the nuoH gene encoding NADH-quinone oxidoreductase subunit NuoH: MTQHLDRLAGATSALAQEDLSMFGHDPWWLVVIKAVFCFAFLMLTVLFSIVWERKVVAWMQLRIGPNRHGPWGLLQSLADGAKLMLKEDVVVKRADKVVYLLAPVVAAIPAFMAIAVIPFGPAGNEISIFGHRTPMQLTDLPIGILYILATASVGIYGIVLAGWSSGSTYPLLGGLRSCAQMISYEIAMGMSFAAVFLYSGSMSTSTIVESQQGKWYVLLLPVSFIIYVVAMVGETNRAPFDMPESEGDLVGGFNTEYSSIKFAMFMLAEYVNMVTVSSVAVTLFLGGWKAPYPVSSFWEGANHGWWPMLWFTIKVQLLLFFFIWLRGTLPRVRYDQFMKLGWKVLIPVSLVWLMLVATVRALRNEGYDFQQIVLYVCGAALALLLLSLVVDFFRRGERQPEAVPEPVFDPMAGGFPVPPLPGQTLPPVPRRRQRWGVDQDRELIVSGGPDTVRDRSSGRDRTDGTEGKGGDGA, encoded by the coding sequence ATGACGCAGCACCTCGACCGACTGGCGGGTGCCACCAGCGCGCTGGCCCAAGAAGACCTGTCGATGTTCGGCCACGACCCCTGGTGGCTCGTGGTCATCAAGGCGGTCTTCTGCTTCGCCTTCCTGATGCTGACGGTGCTGTTCTCCATCGTGTGGGAGCGCAAGGTCGTCGCCTGGATGCAGTTGCGCATCGGCCCCAACCGGCACGGCCCCTGGGGGCTGCTCCAGTCCCTGGCGGACGGCGCGAAGCTGATGCTCAAGGAAGACGTGGTGGTCAAGCGGGCGGACAAGGTCGTCTATCTGCTCGCGCCGGTCGTCGCGGCCATCCCGGCGTTCATGGCGATCGCGGTGATCCCCTTCGGGCCGGCCGGCAACGAGATCTCGATCTTCGGGCACCGTACGCCGATGCAGCTCACCGACCTGCCCATCGGCATCCTCTACATCCTGGCCACGGCCTCGGTCGGCATCTACGGCATCGTCCTGGCGGGCTGGTCCTCCGGCTCGACGTACCCGCTGCTGGGCGGCCTGCGGTCGTGCGCGCAGATGATCTCGTACGAGATCGCGATGGGCATGTCCTTCGCGGCGGTCTTCCTCTACTCCGGCTCGATGTCCACCTCGACGATCGTGGAGTCGCAGCAGGGCAAGTGGTACGTGCTGCTGCTGCCGGTGTCCTTCATCATCTACGTCGTCGCGATGGTCGGCGAGACCAACCGCGCGCCGTTCGACATGCCCGAGTCCGAAGGCGACCTGGTCGGCGGCTTCAACACCGAGTACTCCTCGATCAAGTTCGCGATGTTCATGCTCGCCGAGTACGTCAACATGGTCACCGTCTCGTCGGTCGCGGTCACCCTCTTCCTGGGCGGCTGGAAGGCCCCGTACCCGGTCTCCTCCTTCTGGGAGGGCGCCAACCACGGCTGGTGGCCGATGCTGTGGTTCACCATCAAGGTGCAACTGCTGCTGTTCTTCTTCATCTGGCTGCGCGGCACGCTGCCACGGGTGCGCTACGACCAGTTCATGAAGCTGGGGTGGAAGGTCCTCATCCCCGTCTCGCTGGTCTGGCTGATGCTGGTCGCGACCGTACGGGCGCTGCGCAACGAGGGCTACGACTTCCAGCAGATCGTCCTGTACGTGTGCGGCGCGGCCCTCGCCCTGCTGCTGCTCTCCCTGGTCGTGGACTTCTTCCGGCGCGGCGAACGGCAGCCCGAGGCCGTACCGGAGCCGGTGTTCGACCCGATGGCGGGCGGCTTCCCCGTACCGCCGCTGCCCGGACAGACGCTGCCGCCGGTGCCGCGGCGGCGGCAGCGGTGGGGCGTCGACCAAGATCGCGAGCTGATTGTCAGTGGTGGCCCCGACACTGTCCGTGACAGAAGTTCCGGCCGCGACCGGACCGATGGGACCGAGGGAAAGGGGGGCGACGGTGCCTGA
- the nuoI gene encoding NADH-quinone oxidoreductase subunit NuoI, translating to MGPRERGATVPDFHNPVAGFGVTFKAMFKKRLTEQYPEQKKPTAPRFHGRHQLNRHPDGLEKCVGCELCAWACPADAIYVEGADNTDEERYSPGERYGRVYQINYLRCILCGLCVEACPTRALTMTNEYELADRSRASLIYTKEELLAGLTETMVDTPHAIYPGMTEKDYYSGLVTEAAPGTVRQTAVSKGEQPQEAAATYGENEPAAREVTR from the coding sequence ATGGGACCGAGGGAAAGGGGGGCGACGGTGCCTGACTTCCACAACCCGGTGGCCGGCTTCGGCGTGACCTTCAAGGCCATGTTCAAGAAGCGGCTGACCGAGCAGTATCCCGAGCAGAAGAAACCCACGGCGCCGCGCTTCCACGGCCGCCACCAGCTCAACCGCCATCCGGACGGGCTGGAGAAGTGCGTCGGCTGCGAACTGTGCGCCTGGGCCTGCCCGGCGGACGCCATCTACGTCGAGGGCGCGGACAACACCGACGAGGAGCGCTACTCCCCGGGCGAGCGCTACGGCCGCGTCTACCAGATCAACTACCTGCGCTGCATCCTGTGCGGCCTGTGCGTGGAGGCGTGTCCGACCCGCGCGCTGACCATGACCAACGAGTACGAACTCGCCGACCGCAGCCGCGCCTCGCTCATCTACACCAAAGAGGAACTGCTCGCGGGCCTGACGGAGACGATGGTCGACACCCCGCACGCCATCTACCCGGGCATGACCGAGAAGGACTACTACAGCGGCCTGGTGACGGAGGCGGCGCCGGGCACGGTCCGCCAGACCGCCGTATCCAAGGGCGAGCAGCCGCAGGAGGCCGCCGCCACGTACGGGGAGAACGAACCCGCGGCCCGGGAGGTGACCCGGTGA
- a CDS encoding NADH-quinone oxidoreductase subunit J has translation MTVSLAAASATSSGEAVQFWILGTVAVIGALCTILLKRAVHSALSLAGTMIVLAVFYLANGAYFLGVVQIVVYTGAIMMLFLFVVMLVGVTAADSLKETLKGQRWLAALCGLGFGILLVAGLGNASLKHFDGLGEANAGGNVQGLAALIFTKYVFAFEVTGALLITAAVGAMVLTHRERTERAGTQRERSQERVRSGVQAASLPGGAAGEPKAAGKGGSAWPLPTPAPAPGVYARHNAVDIPGLLPDGTPSDLTVNATLRQRGQIRDVSGEALADLAALEQRSEEWLGRTADPDASEASRASSVAEGTRGTKANRENKENKEHKESKEMKGAARK, from the coding sequence GTGACGGTTTCCCTCGCCGCGGCCTCGGCGACGTCCTCGGGCGAGGCCGTGCAGTTCTGGATCCTGGGCACGGTCGCCGTCATCGGGGCGCTGTGCACGATCCTGCTCAAGCGGGCGGTGCACAGCGCGCTCTCACTCGCCGGGACCATGATCGTGCTGGCGGTCTTCTACCTCGCCAACGGCGCGTACTTCCTCGGTGTCGTCCAGATCGTGGTCTACACGGGCGCGATCATGATGCTGTTCCTGTTCGTCGTCATGCTCGTCGGCGTCACGGCCGCGGACTCCCTGAAAGAGACACTCAAGGGCCAGCGCTGGCTGGCCGCTCTGTGCGGGCTCGGCTTCGGCATCCTGCTCGTCGCCGGCCTCGGCAACGCCTCCCTGAAGCACTTCGACGGGCTGGGCGAGGCCAACGCGGGCGGCAACGTCCAGGGCCTGGCGGCGCTGATCTTCACCAAGTACGTCTTCGCCTTCGAAGTCACCGGCGCGCTGCTGATCACCGCCGCCGTCGGCGCGATGGTGCTCACCCACCGGGAGCGTACGGAACGGGCCGGCACCCAGCGCGAGCGGTCCCAGGAGCGGGTGCGCTCCGGCGTCCAGGCCGCCTCGCTGCCCGGTGGCGCGGCCGGAGAGCCCAAAGCGGCCGGAAAGGGCGGCTCCGCGTGGCCGCTGCCCACCCCGGCGCCCGCACCGGGCGTCTATGCCCGGCACAACGCGGTGGACATCCCCGGACTGCTTCCCGACGGCACCCCTTCCGATCTGACCGTCAACGCGACGCTGCGGCAGCGCGGCCAGATCCGGGACGTCTCCGGAGAGGCGCTGGCCGACCTGGCGGCGCTGGAACAGCGCTCCGAGGAGTGGCTGGGGCGCACCGCCGACCCGGACGCCTCCGAGGCGTCGCGGGCGTCGTCCGTGGCGGAAGGGACGCGCGGGACGAAGGCAAACAGGGAGAACAAGGAGAACAAGGAGCACAAGGAGAGCAAGGAGATGAAAGGGGCGGCCAGGAAATGA
- the nuoK gene encoding NADH-quinone oxidoreductase subunit NuoK, whose translation MNPVNYLYLAALLFTIGAAGVLIRRNAIVVFMCVELMLNACNLAFVVFSRMHGNLDGQIIAFFTMVVAAAEVVVGLAIIVSIFRTRHTASVDDASLMKL comes from the coding sequence ATGAACCCGGTCAACTACCTCTACCTCGCCGCCCTGTTGTTCACCATCGGCGCGGCCGGGGTCCTGATCAGGCGGAACGCCATCGTGGTGTTCATGTGCGTGGAGCTGATGCTCAACGCCTGCAATCTCGCCTTCGTGGTCTTCTCGCGGATGCACGGAAACCTGGACGGCCAGATCATCGCCTTCTTCACGATGGTCGTCGCCGCGGCCGAGGTCGTGGTCGGCCTGGCGATCATCGTGTCCATCTTCCGCACCCGCCATACGGCCTCGGTCGACGACGCCAGTCTGATGAAGCTGTAA
- the nuoL gene encoding NADH-quinone oxidoreductase subunit L, which translates to MENLIALLVAAPLAGAALLLCGGRRLDRAGHWLGTLFAVASFAVAVPLFTHMLGRAAEDRTLRQHLFSWVPVGGFRADVAFQLDQLSMTFVLLITGVGSLIHLYSVGYMEHDERRRRFFGYLNLFLAAMLLLVIADNYLLLYVGWEGVGLASYLLIGFWQHKPSAATAAKKAFLVNRVGDVGLSIAVMLMFTTFGTFAFGPVLGSATEAGEGKLTAIGLMLLLAACGKSAQVPLQSWLGDAMEGPTPVSALIHAATMVTAGVYLITRSGAVFNGAPDAQTAVVVVGAVTLLFGAIVGCAKDDIKKALAGSTMSQIGYMILAAGLGPIGYAFAIMHLVTHGFFKAGLFLGAGSVMHGMNDEVDMRRYGGLRKYMPVTFITFGLGYLAIIGFPGLSGFFSKDKIIEAAFAKGGTEGWILGGAALLGAAITAFYMTRVMLMTFFGEERWRKAPTPSPAQPSVEPAARTGGEYSPPHPHESPRTMTVPMILLAIGSVFAGGVFSINDAFVTWLEPVTSFDHGNSPIGAGAVTGATVVVLLLGVVLAYLQYGRKPVPAIAPRGSLLTRAARRDLLQDDFNHIVLVRGGEHLTRTLVYLDHSLVDGAVNGTAASVGGLSGRLRKVQNGFARSYAVQMLGGAAVLIAATLLMRGV; encoded by the coding sequence GTGGAGAACCTGATCGCGCTGCTCGTCGCGGCCCCGCTGGCCGGTGCGGCCCTGCTGCTGTGCGGCGGCAGACGGCTGGACCGGGCGGGCCACTGGCTCGGCACCCTGTTCGCGGTGGCCTCCTTCGCCGTCGCCGTACCGCTGTTCACCCACATGCTGGGCCGGGCCGCCGAGGACCGTACGCTGCGCCAGCACCTGTTCAGTTGGGTGCCCGTCGGCGGTTTCCGGGCCGACGTCGCCTTCCAGCTCGACCAACTGTCGATGACGTTCGTCCTGCTGATCACCGGCGTCGGATCGCTGATCCACCTCTACTCGGTCGGCTACATGGAGCACGACGAACGGCGCCGCCGCTTCTTCGGCTACCTCAACCTCTTCCTCGCGGCGATGCTGCTGCTCGTCATCGCCGACAACTACCTGCTGCTGTACGTCGGCTGGGAGGGCGTGGGCCTGGCCTCCTACCTCCTGATCGGCTTCTGGCAGCACAAGCCCAGCGCGGCCACCGCCGCCAAGAAAGCGTTCCTGGTCAACCGCGTCGGTGACGTCGGCCTGTCCATCGCGGTCATGCTGATGTTCACCACGTTCGGGACCTTCGCGTTCGGGCCGGTGCTCGGCTCGGCCACCGAGGCCGGCGAGGGCAAGCTCACCGCCATCGGCCTGATGCTGCTGCTGGCCGCCTGCGGCAAGTCGGCGCAGGTGCCGCTCCAGTCCTGGCTGGGCGACGCGATGGAGGGCCCGACCCCGGTGTCGGCCCTGATCCACGCGGCGACGATGGTCACCGCCGGCGTCTACCTGATCACCCGCTCCGGGGCCGTCTTCAACGGCGCGCCGGACGCCCAGACCGCCGTGGTCGTGGTGGGTGCGGTCACCCTGCTGTTCGGTGCGATCGTCGGTTGCGCCAAGGACGACATCAAAAAGGCGCTCGCCGGATCGACGATGTCCCAGATCGGCTACATGATCCTGGCCGCCGGCCTCGGCCCGATCGGTTACGCCTTCGCCATCATGCACCTGGTCACCCACGGCTTCTTCAAGGCCGGGCTCTTCCTCGGCGCCGGCTCGGTGATGCACGGCATGAACGACGAGGTGGACATGCGCCGCTACGGCGGTCTGCGGAAGTACATGCCGGTCACCTTCATCACCTTCGGCCTCGGCTATCTGGCGATCATCGGCTTCCCGGGCCTGTCCGGCTTCTTCTCCAAGGACAAGATCATCGAGGCGGCCTTCGCCAAGGGCGGCACGGAAGGCTGGATCCTGGGCGGCGCCGCCCTGCTGGGCGCCGCGATCACCGCGTTCTACATGACGCGGGTGATGCTGATGACGTTCTTCGGCGAGGAGCGCTGGCGCAAGGCCCCCACCCCCTCGCCCGCGCAGCCCTCCGTGGAACCGGCGGCGCGGACGGGCGGCGAGTACTCCCCGCCGCACCCGCACGAATCCCCCAGGACCATGACCGTACCGATGATCCTGCTGGCCATCGGTTCGGTCTTCGCGGGCGGGGTGTTCAGCATCAACGACGCGTTCGTGACCTGGCTGGAGCCGGTCACCTCCTTCGATCACGGCAACTCCCCGATCGGTGCCGGCGCCGTCACCGGCGCCACGGTCGTGGTGCTGCTCCTGGGCGTCGTGCTCGCCTACCTCCAGTACGGGCGCAAGCCGGTGCCCGCTATCGCCCCGCGCGGCTCGCTGCTCACCCGCGCGGCCCGCCGCGACCTGCTCCAGGACGACTTCAACCACATCGTCCTGGTGCGCGGCGGCGAGCACCTGACCCGCACCCTGGTCTACCTCGACCACTCCCTCGTGGACGGAGCCGTCAACGGCACGGCCGCCTCGGTGGGCGGCCTGTCGGGGCGGCTGCGCAAGGTGCAGAACGGCTTCGCCCGCTCCTACGCGGTGCAGATGTTGGGCGGTGCGGCCGTGCTGATCGCCGCGACCCTGCTGATGAGGGGTGTCTGA
- a CDS encoding NADH-quinone oxidoreductase subunit M, producing the protein MSFPLLTATAALPALGAVATAAVPAAKRTAAKWSALLFSLATLVLAAVVAVRFEPGAKGPYQLTESHSWIRAFGVRYELGVDGIAVALIALTALLIPFVILAGWHDADPLEAGSGSGSAAGAPNRRWRPTQGFFALILAVEAMVILSFEATDVFLFYLFFEAMLIPMYFLIGGFGDRAGRHGEDRAATQRSYAAVKFLLYNLVGGLIMLAAVIGLYAVTADQLGTGTFSLQQIVEARASGRLEMATGTERLLFLGFFFAFAVKAPLWPLHTWLPNAMGESTAPVAVLITAVVDKVGTFAMLRFCLQLFPGASSWATPAILVLAVISILYGALLAVGQRDIKRLIAYASISHFGFIIMGIFAMTSQGQGGATLYMVNHGISTAALMLVAGFLISRRGSRLITDYGGVQKVAPVLAGTFLVGGLATLSLPGLAPFVSEFLVLVGTFSRHPVIGVLATVGIVLAALYVLVLYQRTMTGPVRDEVRAMPDLKVRELAVIAPLIALLLFLGVYPKPLTDIVNPAVDHTLSVVDKRDPRPDVRVDAVPGAKKPGAEAGGRAESGDGAGAGTGRAVSDHDAEAAK; encoded by the coding sequence ATGTCGTTTCCCCTTCTGACGGCGACGGCGGCACTGCCCGCGCTCGGCGCGGTCGCCACCGCCGCCGTCCCGGCCGCCAAGAGGACCGCCGCCAAGTGGTCGGCGCTGCTGTTCTCCCTGGCCACCCTCGTCCTGGCGGCGGTCGTCGCGGTCCGCTTCGAGCCGGGAGCCAAGGGCCCCTACCAGCTCACCGAGTCCCACTCCTGGATCAGGGCCTTCGGCGTACGGTACGAGCTGGGCGTGGACGGCATCGCGGTGGCGCTGATCGCGCTGACCGCACTGCTGATCCCCTTCGTGATCCTGGCGGGCTGGCACGACGCCGACCCCCTGGAAGCCGGGTCCGGCAGCGGCTCCGCCGCGGGTGCTCCCAACCGCCGCTGGCGGCCCACCCAGGGCTTCTTCGCGCTGATCCTGGCCGTCGAGGCGATGGTGATCCTCTCCTTCGAGGCCACCGACGTCTTCCTCTTCTACCTCTTCTTCGAAGCCATGCTGATCCCGATGTACTTCCTCATCGGCGGCTTCGGGGACCGGGCGGGCCGGCACGGCGAGGACCGGGCGGCCACCCAGCGCTCGTACGCGGCCGTGAAGTTCCTGCTCTACAACCTCGTCGGCGGGCTGATCATGCTGGCCGCGGTGATCGGCCTGTACGCCGTCACCGCCGACCAGCTCGGCACCGGCACCTTCTCGCTCCAGCAGATCGTCGAGGCCCGCGCGTCCGGGCGGCTGGAGATGGCCACCGGCACCGAGCGGCTGCTCTTCCTCGGCTTCTTCTTCGCCTTCGCGGTCAAGGCGCCGCTGTGGCCGCTGCACACCTGGCTGCCCAACGCCATGGGCGAGTCGACCGCGCCGGTCGCCGTACTGATCACCGCCGTGGTCGACAAGGTCGGCACCTTCGCGATGCTGCGCTTCTGCCTCCAGCTCTTCCCCGGGGCCAGCAGTTGGGCGACGCCGGCCATCCTCGTACTGGCGGTGATCAGCATTCTGTACGGGGCGCTGCTGGCGGTCGGCCAGCGGGACATCAAGCGCCTGATCGCCTACGCCTCCATCTCCCACTTCGGCTTCATCATCATGGGCATCTTCGCGATGACCAGCCAGGGCCAGGGCGGCGCGACGCTCTACATGGTCAACCACGGCATCTCCACCGCCGCGCTGATGCTGGTGGCCGGGTTCCTGATCAGCCGGCGCGGCTCGCGGCTGATCACCGACTACGGCGGCGTCCAGAAGGTCGCCCCGGTGCTCGCCGGGACGTTTCTGGTCGGCGGGCTCGCCACGCTCTCGCTGCCGGGCCTGGCACCGTTCGTCAGTGAATTCCTGGTCCTGGTGGGCACCTTCAGCCGCCACCCGGTCATCGGCGTCCTGGCCACCGTCGGCATCGTGCTCGCCGCGCTGTACGTCCTGGTGCTCTACCAGCGGACGATGACCGGCCCGGTGAGGGACGAGGTGCGGGCCATGCCCGACCTCAAGGTCCGTGAACTGGCCGTGATCGCCCCGCTGATCGCCCTGCTGCTCTTCCTCGGTGTGTATCCCAAGCCGCTGACCGACATCGTCAACCCGGCGGTGGACCACACCCTGTCCGTGGTGGACAAACGCGATCCCCGGCCCGACGTACGGGTCGACGCCGTACCCGGCGCGAAGAAGCCCGGGGCCGAAGCCGGAGGCCGGGCCGAATCCGGGGACGGGGCCGGAGCCGGGACCGGCCGGGCAGTGTCCGATCATGATGCGGAGGCCGCGAAGTGA